In Diorhabda sublineata isolate icDioSubl1.1 chromosome 2, icDioSubl1.1, whole genome shotgun sequence, the sequence ACTTCAGTCAGAACTTGTCAGTTTGCTACTGAAGTCGctatcaatattaaattttgtttctgGTTGAAAAAGGTGCTGATTAAACTGACCATATCTTGAATAAATCTATTTTGAGTCTCGGTGTAGTAGTAGTGAGTAGTATGATCAATATATACTTCCAACGGTCTGAGCAATTTCTACTTGGTAaagattatttatcaaaaatatgttttaggGTTATCTAAAAGCGTTCAATAGAGAAAAGcgaattctaaaaatatttggaatatatcCACTTGAGAAAATGCAATTGAAATATCTACGATTCATCGTGTGTTTTACCATAAATTTTATACAGTTGGCTCTAATTATGATACTTCTAGTAGTGAACGACATTGAGAACTTTATGGAAGCCTTGCATTTTATGACAATTACGATAACTGTATTGTCTAAGATATCTCGTCTATTTATGGCTGCGAAAGATATGAAAgacatagaaaattatttggcCAATTTCGAGACATCAAAAATCCCACATGGTATAGTTGGTTATGTTATTGATGAAGCATATTTCAGGGATCGGTTCTATCTACCACAATGgtatgataattttcaaatattaatttgtagACTCCTGCTTGTTACTTAGCGAAGACGCTCACTctgatatttaattatatataccttgttgttcaataaaattttttttcaaggactttgataacatttttgacGTTACTCCAGCTTGCCACCTGTCTCATTTTTCATAATCAGAGACTAGTATTCATCGTTAGTTGGTTTCCATTCGATCTTCAAAAACCGGAGTTTTATTTTCCCAcagttattttccaaataatcgttttaatttttaatgcttTCCCTAATATTGCCATTGATACGACATATTATGTCTTAGTTGATATA encodes:
- the LOC130453207 gene encoding odorant receptor 9a-like, with amino-acid sequence MEVTRGYLKAFNREKRILKIFGIYPLEKMQLKYLRFIVCFTINFIQLALIMILLVVNDIENFMEALHFMTITITVLSKISRLFMAAKDMKDIENYLANFETSKIPHGIVGYVIDEAYFRDRFYLPQWTLITFLTLLQLATCLIFHNQRLVFIVSWFPFDLQKPEFYFPTVIFQIIVLIFNAFPNIAIDTTYYVLVDIACCELDILMYKLTNLDPSKNTNDTIKELKEDVICHQTILRFILCVQNNVFAGLMFLQCIGSIITICVLGFQFTTTFQRNWFNFVQHMVYGSSMIFQIFCYTWFGEKFTRKSQEITQACYMSRWNECDIRIQKILLNIMTRSIKPLYLTSYIFDLTLQTFIKVLKSSYSYMALLNTIYSQ